Proteins encoded together in one Passer domesticus isolate bPasDom1 chromosome 6, bPasDom1.hap1, whole genome shotgun sequence window:
- the SIX1 gene encoding homeobox protein SIX1, producing MSMLPSFGFTQEQVACVCEVLQQGGNLERLGRFLWSLPACDHLHKNESVLKAKAVVAFHRGNFRELYKILESHQFSPHNHPKLQQLWLKAHYVEAEKLRGRPLGAVGKYRVRRKFPLPRTIWDGEETSYCFKEKSRGVLREWYAHNPYPSPREKRELAEATGLTTTQVSNWFKNRRQRDRAAEAKERENTENNNAATNKPNQLSPLDGSKPLMSSSEEEFSPPQSPDQNSVLLLQGNLSHARSSGYSLSGLAASQTPHSLQGHQLQDSLLGPLTSSLVDLGS from the exons ATGTCGATGCTGCCGTCGTTTGGCTTCACGCAGGAGCAGGTCGCCTGCGTCTGCGAGGTGCTGCAGCAAGGGGGGAACCTGGAGAGGCTGGGCCGCTTCCTCTGGTCGCTGCCGGCCTGCGACCACCTGCACAAGAACGAGAGCGTCCTCAAGGCCAAGGCGGTGGTGGCCTTCCACCGCGGCAACTTCCGCGAGCTCTACAAGATCCTGGAGAGCCACCAGTTCTCGCCGCACAACCACCccaagctgcagcagctctggctgaaggCGCACTACGTGGAAGCCGAGAAGCTGCGGGGCAGACCCTTGGGCGCCGTCGGCAAGTACCGCGTCCGCCGAAAATTCCCTTTGCCCCGCACCATCTGGGACGGCGAGGAAACCAGCTACTGCTTCAAGGAGAAATCCCGGGGCGTGCTGCGGGAGTGGTACGCCCACAACCCCTACCCGTCCCCCCGGGAGAAGCGGGAGCTGGCGGAAGCCACCGGTCTCACCACCACCCAGGTCAGCAACTGGTTCAAGAACAGAAGGCAACGGGACCGAGCGGCGGAGGCGAAGGAAAG AGAGAACACGGAAAACAACAACGCGGCCACCAACAAACCGAACCAACTCTCGCCTCTGGATGGGAGCAAACCCCTCATGTCCAGCTCCGAGGAAGAGTTTTCTCCTCCCCAAAGCCCGGATCAGAACTCGGTCCTGCTCTTGCAGGGGAACCTCAGCCACGCCAGGAGCTCCGGCTATTCCCTGAGCGGCTTGGCCGCATCCCAGACCCCGCACAGCCTCCAGGGCCACCAGCTCCAGGACTCGCTGCTGGGACCCCTCACGTCCAGCCTGGTGGATCTGGGATCCTAA